Proteins co-encoded in one Opitutus terrae PB90-1 genomic window:
- a CDS encoding MFS transporter, translated as MNSSRHHAPTGSSFVQLRGSGHWPTLLTSFLYFDASFMVWTILGALGPMIGPSLRLNAQEKFLMVSTPILAGALLRIGLSLLVDRIGTKRTGVIAQLVVIAGLAIVWRTGLSSLGESLALGLVLGVAGASFAVALPQAGRWYPPHLQGVVLGLAGAGNVGVVIDHLLAPRIAAVYGWPAVFGVALVPLTLVLAAYVLFSQEPPGRFKRKKLRDYLHLLRERDAHWFCLFYTISFGGFVGLASAFAIYFRDEFGLAPVQAGEVAAFCTLVGALGRPIGGALADRFGGIRALSFCYTAAGVALVCAAMARDLWLCGAAFFIASGAFGMCNGSVFQLLPQRFAKDIAVMTGLVGCGGGMGGFVLGMLFGVSKEHTGNYVSGILLFAGLCVVALAGLTSVKTRWRTTWGAMAAARI; from the coding sequence ATGAACTCATCGCGCCATCATGCTCCCACGGGCTCTAGCTTCGTTCAACTGAGGGGGTCAGGTCACTGGCCGACGCTGCTCACGTCGTTCCTTTATTTCGACGCGAGTTTCATGGTGTGGACGATCCTCGGTGCGCTCGGCCCGATGATTGGTCCGTCGCTCCGACTGAACGCGCAGGAGAAGTTTCTGATGGTGTCGACACCGATTCTGGCCGGAGCGTTGCTGCGGATAGGGTTGAGCCTGCTGGTGGACCGGATCGGCACGAAGAGGACCGGCGTCATCGCTCAACTCGTCGTGATCGCGGGTCTCGCGATCGTTTGGCGGACCGGTCTTTCGTCGCTGGGAGAGAGCCTGGCGCTCGGGCTCGTGCTCGGCGTGGCGGGGGCGAGCTTCGCCGTCGCGTTGCCGCAAGCGGGCCGCTGGTATCCGCCGCACTTGCAGGGCGTTGTGCTCGGGCTCGCGGGCGCCGGCAATGTCGGCGTGGTGATCGACCACTTGCTCGCACCCCGCATCGCGGCGGTCTACGGCTGGCCGGCGGTGTTCGGCGTTGCGCTGGTCCCGCTCACGCTCGTGCTCGCGGCCTACGTGCTGTTCTCACAGGAGCCGCCGGGGCGCTTCAAACGGAAAAAGCTCCGGGACTATCTGCACCTGCTGCGCGAGCGCGACGCCCACTGGTTTTGCCTCTTCTACACGATCAGCTTCGGCGGATTCGTCGGACTGGCCTCGGCGTTCGCGATCTACTTTCGCGACGAGTTCGGCCTCGCGCCGGTGCAGGCGGGCGAGGTCGCGGCGTTCTGCACGCTGGTCGGTGCGCTGGGCCGGCCGATTGGCGGCGCACTGGCCGACCGCTTTGGCGGGATTCGGGCGCTGAGTTTTTGCTACACGGCCGCCGGGGTTGCGCTCGTGTGTGCCGCGATGGCTCGCGACCTCTGGCTGTGCGGAGCGGCGTTCTTCATCGCGTCGGGGGCGTTTGGCATGTGCAACGGCTCGGTGTTTCAATTGCTCCCGCAGCGGTTCGCCAAGGACATCGCGGTAATGACGGGACTGGTCGGCTGCGGTGGCGGCATGGGCGGATTCGTGCTCGGCATGTTGTTTGGCGTGTCGAAAGAGCACACGGGCAATTACGTTTCCGGCATTCTGCTCTTCGCTGGGCTCTGCGTGGTCGCGCTGGCCGGCTTGACCTCCGTGAAGACCCGCTGGCGGACGACGTGGGGTGCGATGGCGGCGGCGCGCATCTGA
- a CDS encoding formate/nitrite transporter family protein, translating to MDYVKPLDVVKNMVAVGDLKAGLTARDLVIRGFLSGALLGFATSLALSATLQTNTPLVGALVFPVGFVMIVLLGLELVTGSFALVPLAAFDGRRSWSTVVANLGWVFLGNLIGSVVYGALLYVALTNMGLAEPSGIATRIIAAAEAKTNAYAALGEAGMVTVFVKAVLCNWMVCLGVVMAMTSQSTVGKIAAMWLPILTFFAQGFEHSVVNMFLIPTGMLLGAKVTVADWWLWNQIPVTLGNLVGGLLFTGLFLYWTYSPVKKAVAVAAPEPIAAATTTEPARA from the coding sequence ATGGACTACGTAAAACCTCTCGACGTCGTTAAGAACATGGTCGCCGTGGGCGACCTGAAGGCCGGACTCACCGCGCGGGATCTGGTGATTCGCGGATTTCTCTCGGGAGCGCTGCTGGGCTTCGCCACCAGCCTCGCGCTCTCTGCCACGCTGCAAACGAACACGCCGCTCGTCGGCGCCTTGGTCTTCCCGGTGGGCTTCGTGATGATCGTGCTGCTCGGGCTCGAACTGGTCACCGGCAGCTTTGCGCTTGTGCCGCTGGCGGCGTTCGACGGCCGGCGCAGCTGGTCGACCGTCGTCGCCAATCTCGGCTGGGTGTTTCTCGGCAACCTGATCGGCAGCGTCGTTTACGGAGCGCTGCTGTATGTGGCGCTGACGAACATGGGACTCGCCGAACCGAGCGGGATCGCCACGCGGATCATCGCCGCCGCGGAAGCGAAGACGAACGCCTACGCGGCGCTCGGCGAAGCGGGCATGGTGACGGTTTTCGTGAAGGCCGTGCTCTGCAATTGGATGGTCTGCCTCGGCGTGGTGATGGCGATGACCTCGCAGTCCACCGTCGGAAAAATCGCCGCGATGTGGCTGCCGATCCTGACGTTCTTTGCCCAGGGTTTCGAGCACTCGGTCGTGAACATGTTTCTGATTCCGACCGGCATGTTGCTGGGCGCAAAGGTGACCGTGGCCGACTGGTGGCTGTGGAACCAGATTCCCGTCACGCTGGGCAATCTCGTTGGCGGGCTCCTGTTCACCGGACTGTTCCTCTACTGGACGTATTCGCCGGTGAAAAAAGCGGTCGCTGTAGCTGCACCCGAGCCGATCGCGGCGGCGACCACGACGGAACCGGCGCGAGCGTAG
- a CDS encoding NirA family protein: protein MSSPEPISATPSAEFTAEQKQYLEGFLAALARAPFVGLNAGGQLTADPAAVPGGTGNLAAPPPEDRASAEPTVFGTPLSELAKPERWKYDENPLDIWEKLVAHADADTFPDEADTFRFKFHGLFYVTPAQDSFMLRLRLPAGEIEAHQLAGLAEIAEWGGGYAHVTTRANLQIRELRPHDIVRVLVRLQELGLTSRGAGADNVRNITASPNSGFDPDELIDVRPFAKALHHYILNHRDLYGLPRKFNVAFDNGGSLATAADTNDIGFMAVRVRESSLSALNPQLSTPPQAGIYFRVQLGGITGHGDFARDAGVLLKPNEVVAAAAAMIRVFNEHGDRTNRKKARLKYLLEKCGREKFLEETQKKLAFPLVHLPLSACEPRRASLKHGWVGVYKQAQRGLNSIGVGVPVGRVSAKQMRQLAEIATHYGRGELRLTVWENVILPHVPDAFVRTVCRRLQWLGFATDAHSLTSGIITCTGNKGCRYSSTDTKGHALALAKALGGWKLAIEQPINVHFTGCPHSCAQHYCGDLGFLGAKLQDGAEGYHVVLGGGMGDEQGIAREVFRGVRADEVPALTKKILQTYETKKQPGETFVQWTRRHSVGQLQEMLS, encoded by the coding sequence ATGTCCTCACCCGAACCTATTTCCGCAACGCCATCCGCAGAGTTCACCGCCGAGCAGAAACAGTACCTCGAGGGTTTTCTCGCCGCGCTGGCCCGAGCGCCGTTTGTTGGGTTGAACGCCGGCGGACAGCTCACCGCGGATCCAGCCGCTGTCCCCGGGGGAACGGGAAATCTTGCCGCGCCGCCGCCGGAGGATCGTGCGTCAGCGGAGCCCACGGTGTTTGGCACGCCGCTCAGCGAGCTGGCGAAACCGGAGCGCTGGAAATACGACGAGAACCCGCTCGATATCTGGGAAAAACTCGTCGCGCACGCCGACGCGGACACGTTTCCCGACGAGGCGGACACGTTTCGATTCAAGTTTCACGGGCTCTTCTACGTCACGCCGGCGCAGGACAGCTTCATGCTCCGGCTGCGACTGCCCGCCGGTGAAATCGAGGCGCACCAACTCGCCGGTCTTGCGGAGATCGCCGAGTGGGGCGGCGGTTACGCCCACGTCACCACGCGGGCGAACCTGCAGATTCGCGAGCTGCGGCCGCACGATATCGTGCGCGTGCTCGTGCGGCTGCAGGAACTCGGGCTCACCTCGCGTGGCGCCGGTGCGGACAACGTGCGCAACATCACTGCCTCGCCCAACAGCGGGTTCGATCCGGACGAGCTGATCGATGTGCGGCCGTTCGCGAAGGCGCTGCATCACTACATCCTCAACCATCGCGATCTCTACGGGCTGCCGCGGAAGTTCAACGTCGCGTTCGACAACGGCGGCTCGCTGGCGACGGCGGCGGATACGAACGACATCGGGTTCATGGCGGTGCGCGTGAGGGAATCATCACTCTCAGCCCTCAACCCTCAACTCTCGACCCCGCCACAGGCGGGCATCTACTTCCGCGTGCAGCTCGGCGGAATCACCGGGCATGGCGATTTCGCGCGCGATGCCGGCGTGCTGCTGAAGCCGAACGAGGTGGTCGCGGCGGCGGCGGCGATGATCCGCGTATTCAACGAACATGGCGACCGAACCAACCGGAAGAAAGCGCGGTTGAAATATCTGCTCGAGAAATGCGGCCGGGAGAAGTTTCTCGAGGAAACCCAGAAGAAACTCGCGTTCCCGCTCGTGCACCTGCCGCTCAGCGCGTGCGAACCGCGGCGAGCCTCGCTCAAGCACGGGTGGGTCGGAGTCTACAAGCAGGCGCAGCGCGGGCTGAACTCGATCGGCGTCGGCGTGCCGGTCGGCCGGGTGTCAGCCAAGCAGATGCGGCAGCTCGCCGAGATCGCGACGCACTACGGTCGCGGCGAGTTGCGGCTGACCGTGTGGGAGAACGTGATCTTGCCCCACGTGCCGGACGCGTTCGTCCGCACGGTTTGCCGACGGCTGCAGTGGCTGGGGTTCGCGACGGATGCCCACAGCCTCACGAGCGGAATCATCACCTGCACGGGCAACAAGGGCTGTCGGTATTCGTCGACTGACACGAAGGGTCACGCGCTTGCGCTCGCGAAGGCGCTGGGCGGCTGGAAGCTCGCGATCGAGCAGCCGATCAACGTGCACTTTACCGGCTGCCCGCATTCGTGCGCGCAGCACTACTGCGGGGATCTCGGCTTCCTCGGCGCGAAGCTGCAGGACGGCGCGGAGGGTTATCACGTCGTGCTCGGCGGCGGCATGGGCGACGAGCAAGGAATTGCGCGGGAGGTTTTTCGCGGCGTGCGCGCCGACGAGGTGCCGGCGCTCACCAAGAAGATACTTCAGACCTACGAGACCAAAAAGCAGCCGGGCGAGAC